From Paenibacillus sp. GP183, one genomic window encodes:
- a CDS encoding DUF5665 domain-containing protein has translation MLSKIKEKVTDIAAQIERTQIADYVQLLNHPRRLIWTNLLAGISRGVGIALGFTIFATTIVYILKFIGALNIPIVGDYITEIVKHVQFQLQKDGY, from the coding sequence ATGCTCAGCAAAATCAAAGAGAAAGTCACTGATATTGCAGCCCAAATCGAGCGTACCCAAATTGCTGATTATGTGCAGCTTTTAAATCACCCGCGCAGGCTGATTTGGACCAACCTGCTGGCCGGGATTTCCAGAGGTGTTGGCATTGCTCTTGGTTTTACCATTTTTGCGACGACGATCGTCTATATTTTGAAGTTTATCGGGGCACTCAACATACCCATCGTTGGGGATTATATCACGGAAATCGTCAAGCATGTTCAATTTCAGCTGCAGAAGGATGGATATTAG
- a CDS encoding TraR/DksA C4-type zinc finger protein, whose amino-acid sequence MNHLTKEQARELNLQLLEEKISLERRFDHNENHGLSISFYQNTGELSMYDNHPGDIGSELFERSKDLALNEQMEFQLEQVDEALVRMQQENYGTCVFCHESIPYERLQAVPTTLYCIKHVPDPAESERRPVEEEVLSPPFGRTSLDELDDQNQFDGEDAWQIVENWGNSDSPAMSENRQVEDYEDVSIESDELDGYVESYESFVATDLYGQTVSIVRNKAYRNYLHNGEGEPLLEETD is encoded by the coding sequence ATGAATCATTTAACCAAAGAACAAGCTCGCGAGTTAAACCTGCAGCTTCTCGAAGAAAAAATCAGCCTGGAGCGGCGTTTCGACCATAATGAAAACCATGGCTTGTCCATTTCTTTTTATCAAAACACCGGTGAGCTGTCCATGTATGATAATCATCCTGGGGATATCGGATCGGAATTGTTTGAGCGTTCCAAAGACTTGGCATTAAATGAACAGATGGAATTTCAATTGGAGCAGGTCGATGAAGCGTTAGTACGAATGCAGCAAGAGAATTACGGCACCTGTGTCTTTTGCCATGAATCTATACCCTATGAACGACTGCAAGCTGTCCCGACAACGTTATATTGCATCAAGCATGTACCCGACCCAGCAGAATCTGAACGCCGGCCTGTTGAAGAAGAAGTGCTGTCGCCTCCCTTCGGCCGAACAAGTCTGGATGAGCTGGATGACCAAAACCAGTTTGACGGAGAGGACGCTTGGCAAATTGTCGAGAACTGGGGAAATTCGGATTCTCCCGCCATGTCCGAAAATCGACAAGTCGAGGATTACGAAGATGTGTCCATTGAATCGGATGAGCTTGACGGATATGTTGAATCCTATGAAAGCTTCGTAGCCACAGATTTATACGGTCAAACCGTTTCCATTGTCAGGAACAAAGCTTATCGGAATTACCTCCATAACGGTGAAGGTGAACCTTTATTGGAAGAAACCGACTAA
- the lspA gene encoding signal peptidase II codes for MKYYKYYVYALIVFLLDQVTKWLIVHNIPLHENRPVIGEFFQLTSHRNRGAAFSILQDKRWFFVIITLVVILGILWYIRKTIRENKRLLSFALSLLLGGALGNFLDRALFGEVVDFLQFRFTFSFFGNPIDYIYPIFNVADSAIVVGVILIFLDSLLTWKKDKKGASHDHNHEQELS; via the coding sequence TTGAAATATTATAAGTATTATGTATACGCCCTCATTGTTTTTTTGCTGGATCAGGTAACCAAATGGTTGATTGTCCATAACATTCCTCTCCATGAAAACCGTCCGGTAATCGGCGAGTTTTTTCAATTGACTTCACATCGCAACCGCGGAGCCGCTTTTAGTATTTTGCAAGATAAGAGATGGTTTTTCGTCATCATTACGCTGGTAGTCATCCTCGGTATCCTTTGGTATATTCGGAAAACGATCAGGGAGAATAAGCGGCTTCTTTCATTTGCCTTAAGCTTGCTGCTGGGCGGAGCATTGGGAAACTTTCTGGATAGAGCATTGTTCGGGGAAGTGGTTGACTTCTTGCAATTCCGTTTTACATTTTCTTTCTTTGGCAATCCGATCGACTATATCTATCCAATATTTAATGTTGCCGATTCGGCGATTGTCGTAGGGGTCATTTTAATATTCCTGGACTCCCTGTTGACATGGAAAAAAGATAAAAAAGGAGCTTCACATGACCACAACCACGAGCAAGAGCTCTCCTGA
- a CDS encoding RluA family pseudouridine synthase: MTTTTSKSSPDWEDSEPIQWTVGTELAGQRIDKFITDSLGEDTSRTQIQQWIKDGHVSVNGKAAKPNYKLSVNDNIIVSVPEPVDVELVPENIPLDVIFEDSDVIVVNKTRGLVVHPAPGHYSGTLVNALLYHCRDLSGINGVLRPGIVHRIDKDTSGLIMAAKNDKAHASLADQLKAHTVNRKYIALVHGNIQHENGTIDAPIGRDSHDRKMYTVTEKNSKHAVTHFLVLERFGDFTLVELKLETGRTHQIRVHMKFIGHPLVGDPMYGKSKGTMNMEGQALHAAVLGFNHPRSDAALLFEAPLPDDFEDLLFRIRSR; this comes from the coding sequence ATGACCACAACCACGAGCAAGAGCTCTCCTGATTGGGAGGATTCCGAGCCCATCCAATGGACCGTCGGAACTGAGCTTGCGGGTCAACGGATCGATAAGTTCATCACGGATTCCCTGGGAGAGGACACCTCCCGCACACAGATCCAGCAATGGATTAAGGATGGACATGTCTCCGTAAACGGGAAAGCAGCGAAACCCAACTATAAGCTTTCGGTGAATGACAATATCATTGTCTCGGTTCCGGAACCAGTCGATGTCGAGTTGGTCCCGGAGAATATTCCCCTGGATGTGATCTTTGAGGATTCCGATGTCATCGTGGTGAATAAGACGCGCGGCCTGGTTGTGCATCCTGCACCGGGGCATTACTCGGGTACCTTGGTCAATGCTCTGCTTTACCATTGCCGGGATTTATCCGGCATTAACGGTGTCCTTCGGCCTGGTATCGTACACAGAATCGATAAAGATACCTCCGGCCTCATTATGGCTGCCAAGAATGATAAAGCACATGCCAGCCTGGCAGATCAACTTAAAGCGCATACGGTGAATCGTAAGTATATCGCTCTGGTGCATGGAAATATTCAGCATGAGAATGGGACGATTGATGCCCCGATTGGACGTGATTCTCACGACCGCAAGATGTATACGGTAACTGAAAAAAACAGCAAGCATGCTGTGACTCATTTTTTGGTGCTGGAGAGGTTTGGCGATTTCACACTGGTGGAGCTTAAGCTGGAGACTGGCCGAACTCATCAGATTCGCGTGCATATGAAATTTATCGGTCATCCGCTGGTGGGAGATCCGATGTACGGCAAGAGCAAAGGGACGATGAACATGGAGGGGCAGGCTTTGCATGCTGCTGTTTTGGGCTTCAATCATCCTCGCTCGGACGCCGCACTTTTATTTGAAGCACCGCTGCCGGATGACTTTGAGGATTTGCTTTTTCGAATTCGCAGCCGTTAA
- a CDS encoding LL-diaminopimelate aminotransferase, which yields MTKINQNYLQLQGSYLFSEIAKRRTKFIQDNPQASIISLGIGDVTRPLPDAVIGSLHTAVDEMAHEQTFRGYGPEQGYDFLIEQIIKNDYAAHGIQLKNNEVFVSDGSKCDVGNIQEIFSLDSIIAVQDPVYPVYVDSNVMAGRSGTYNKETNRYENIVYLPCNAENNFKPELPKQKVDLIYLCYPNNPTGMTLTKDELKVWVDYARENNCILLFDSAYEAYIQEDDVPHSIYEIEGAKEVAIEFRSLSKTAGFTGTRCAYTVVPRELKARDEDGNEITVNDLWNRRQTTKFNGVSYITQKGAAAIFSDAGKQQIAKLVDYYMTNAAIIRQGISSLGIQVYGGVNAPYIWLKTPSGLGSWEFFDKLLSEAHIVGTPGVGFGQNGQGYFRLTAFGSRENTEKAIDRFSKLSL from the coding sequence ATGACAAAAATAAACCAGAATTATTTACAGCTTCAAGGCAGCTACTTATTTTCAGAAATCGCCAAAAGAAGAACCAAATTCATTCAGGACAACCCGCAAGCATCGATCATCAGCTTGGGAATTGGCGATGTAACCCGTCCGCTGCCGGACGCGGTTATTGGCTCTTTGCATACTGCAGTCGATGAAATGGCACACGAACAAACCTTTCGCGGATACGGTCCGGAGCAGGGGTATGATTTTCTCATCGAGCAAATCATTAAAAATGACTATGCGGCTCACGGAATTCAGCTGAAAAATAATGAGGTTTTCGTCAGCGACGGATCCAAATGCGATGTCGGGAACATACAGGAGATTTTCAGCTTGGACAGCATTATTGCGGTTCAGGATCCTGTGTATCCGGTTTATGTTGACAGCAACGTGATGGCCGGTCGTTCAGGCACTTACAATAAAGAAACGAACCGTTACGAGAACATTGTTTATCTGCCTTGCAACGCGGAAAATAATTTCAAGCCCGAGCTGCCCAAGCAAAAAGTGGATCTGATTTATCTGTGCTATCCGAACAATCCAACGGGCATGACGCTTACGAAGGACGAGCTCAAGGTTTGGGTCGATTACGCCCGCGAGAACAACTGCATCCTGCTGTTTGACTCCGCTTATGAAGCTTATATCCAGGAAGATGATGTTCCGCACAGCATCTATGAAATCGAGGGCGCGAAGGAAGTTGCGATTGAATTCCGCAGCTTGTCCAAGACTGCAGGGTTCACGGGAACCCGCTGTGCGTACACGGTCGTGCCTCGTGAGCTTAAAGCCCGCGACGAGGACGGCAACGAAATCACAGTAAACGATCTGTGGAATCGCAGACAAACAACCAAGTTCAACGGAGTTTCCTATATTACGCAAAAGGGTGCTGCAGCGATCTTCTCGGATGCCGGCAAACAGCAAATTGCCAAGCTTGTTGATTATTACATGACAAATGCTGCAATTATCCGCCAAGGAATCTCTTCACTTGGCATTCAAGTGTACGGCGGCGTTAATGCGCCTTACATTTGGCTCAAAACACCAAGCGGCCTCGGCTCTTGGGAATTCTTCGATAAGCTTCTGTCGGAAGCCCATATCGTCGGAACTCCGGGTGTAGGCTTCGGGCAGAACGGCCAGGGCTATTTCCGTCTCACTGCTTTTGGAAGCCGCGAGAATACGGAGAAAGCGATTGACCGCTTCAGCAAGCTAAGTCTATAA
- the pyrR gene encoding bifunctional pyr operon transcriptional regulator/uracil phosphoribosyltransferase PyrR, translated as MSDTVTHSIMDEMAIRRALTRIAHEILEKNKGIETCILIGIRTRGIYLAQRVAEQILEIEGVPIPVGEIDITSYRDDRVQVNSIEAVNTGGSLPIQDKKVILFDDVLYTGRTVRAAMDALIDLGRPQMIQLAVLVDRGHRELPIRPDYVGKNVPTSKNEQIEVLLTEIDNSDQVVIYQVRGNQE; from the coding sequence ATGAGCGATACGGTTACACACAGCATCATGGATGAAATGGCGATACGAAGAGCTCTGACGCGGATCGCACACGAGATTCTGGAGAAGAACAAGGGCATCGAAACCTGCATCTTGATTGGAATTCGAACCCGAGGCATCTATCTGGCCCAACGGGTTGCCGAGCAAATTCTGGAAATCGAAGGTGTTCCGATTCCGGTCGGGGAGATCGATATAACCTCTTACCGCGATGACCGGGTACAGGTGAACTCCATCGAAGCCGTGAACACGGGTGGGTCCTTGCCTATCCAGGACAAGAAGGTCATCTTGTTCGACGATGTGCTTTATACGGGACGAACCGTGCGGGCCGCCATGGATGCCTTGATTGACCTCGGCAGGCCGCAGATGATTCAGCTGGCGGTGCTGGTAGACCGCGGGCACAGAGAGCTGCCCATCCGTCCTGACTATGTGGGCAAAAACGTACCGACCTCCAAAAATGAGCAAATCGAAGTGCTTTTAACCGAAATTGATAATTCGGATCAAGTCGTCATTTACCAGGTGAGGGGGAATCAGGAATGA
- a CDS encoding aspartate carbamoyltransferase catalytic subunit: MRFAGVESTKHFLGLKGMSAAEIGSILDRAAYWEQHPVKVTDPLKGRFVANLFFENSTRTRFSFELAQMRLGAEVLNFSSAESSVQKGESIYDTVRTLESMGIDAGVIRLKPTGVLQELAEKIKVPLINAGDGNNEHPTQALLDLYTMREHFGELQGLTVSIIGDILHSRVARSNLWALKTMGANVQFCAPDNMRAPELMAHAEYVGMEQALKADVVMMLRVQLERHEKGMIQSAEDYREQYGLTAQRLRQMAPHAIIMHPAPVNRNVEIDDELVEHERSKIFTQMANGVPIRMAVIERTLS; encoded by the coding sequence ATGAGGTTCGCGGGTGTAGAATCCACCAAGCATTTCTTGGGCCTGAAGGGAATGAGCGCTGCGGAAATTGGTAGTATTCTGGACCGGGCCGCATACTGGGAGCAGCATCCGGTGAAGGTGACAGACCCCCTGAAGGGTAGGTTTGTAGCCAATCTTTTCTTCGAAAATAGTACAAGAACCCGATTTTCCTTTGAGCTGGCGCAAATGCGTCTCGGCGCGGAGGTGCTGAATTTTTCTTCAGCCGAATCCAGCGTGCAAAAGGGTGAATCGATCTACGACACTGTAAGGACGCTGGAGTCCATGGGAATTGATGCGGGAGTTATCCGCCTTAAGCCGACGGGAGTGCTGCAGGAGCTGGCGGAGAAGATCAAGGTTCCGCTCATCAATGCCGGAGACGGCAATAACGAGCATCCGACGCAGGCACTTTTGGATCTGTACACGATGCGGGAGCATTTCGGGGAGCTCCAGGGACTCACCGTATCGATCATCGGGGATATCCTGCACAGTAGGGTGGCGCGATCGAATCTGTGGGCGCTGAAGACGATGGGCGCGAACGTGCAGTTTTGCGCACCGGACAATATGCGGGCGCCGGAGCTTATGGCGCATGCGGAGTATGTCGGCATGGAGCAAGCGCTGAAAGCGGATGTGGTCATGATGCTTCGCGTCCAGCTGGAGCGGCATGAGAAGGGCATGATCCAATCCGCGGAGGACTACCGCGAGCAGTACGGCTTAACGGCCCAGCGGCTGCGCCAAATGGCGCCGCACGCGATCATTATGCATCCGGCTCCGGTGAACCGGAATGTGGAAATCGATGACGAGCTGGTGGAGCACGAGCGGTCGAAGATTTTTACACAAATGGCGAACGGCGTGCCCATTCGGATGGCCGTTATCGAGCGCACTCTATCATAG
- a CDS encoding dihydroorotase: protein MGIWILNGYTVDANNIQRKQHIYIENGLINQLISGEEVPHTEGHTVIDAAGKLVSPGFIDMHVHLREPGFEHKETIATGTKSAARGGFTTIACMPNTRPVIDTIETVQYVLDKARTEGSVRVLPYGCITKNQLGRELTDFAALKQAGIIGYTDDGVGVQSAQMMKDAMKLAASLGMPVIAHCEDNTLVEGAPVSEGAFADKHGLKGIPNESEAIHVGRDVLLAEATGVHYHVCHVSTEQSVRLIRHAKQHGIKVTAEVCPHHLVLSDEDIPGLDGNWKMNPPLRTPRDVQAVIEGLEDGTIDIIVTDHAPHSEEEKAKGMMLAPFGILGFETAFPLLYTKFVLTGKWTLGFLLNRMTAKPAEVFSLPWGKLEVGSPADVTILDLDAKAQVNKESIVSKSKNTPFIGWELQGWPVVTIASGQIVWS, encoded by the coding sequence ATGGGCATTTGGATTCTTAACGGATACACGGTGGATGCAAACAATATACAAAGGAAACAACATATATATATTGAAAATGGGCTGATCAACCAATTGATCAGCGGCGAGGAAGTTCCTCACACAGAGGGTCACACCGTCATTGATGCGGCTGGCAAGCTGGTTTCCCCAGGCTTCATCGATATGCATGTGCATCTTCGCGAACCCGGATTTGAGCACAAAGAAACCATTGCGACCGGAACGAAGTCCGCTGCAAGAGGTGGTTTCACGACAATAGCCTGCATGCCCAATACAAGACCGGTAATCGATACAATCGAGACTGTGCAGTATGTACTGGATAAGGCCAGGACTGAAGGCAGCGTGAGAGTGCTGCCTTACGGGTGCATCACGAAGAATCAGCTTGGACGCGAGCTCACGGACTTTGCCGCGTTGAAGCAAGCGGGAATCATCGGGTATACGGATGACGGAGTGGGCGTACAAAGCGCGCAGATGATGAAGGATGCGATGAAGCTGGCAGCTTCCCTAGGAATGCCCGTCATAGCCCACTGCGAAGACAACACGCTTGTGGAAGGAGCGCCGGTTAGCGAAGGTGCTTTTGCCGACAAGCACGGCCTCAAGGGCATACCGAACGAGTCGGAAGCGATTCATGTCGGCCGCGATGTGCTGCTCGCTGAAGCGACAGGTGTGCACTATCACGTGTGCCATGTCAGCACCGAGCAGTCGGTTCGGCTTATCCGCCATGCGAAGCAGCACGGCATTAAGGTAACGGCCGAGGTATGCCCGCATCATCTGGTGCTCTCCGATGAAGACATCCCCGGGCTCGACGGGAATTGGAAAATGAATCCTCCGCTGCGAACGCCTCGAGATGTGCAAGCGGTTATTGAGGGTTTGGAGGATGGAACGATTGATATCATCGTCACGGATCATGCGCCGCACAGCGAGGAAGAGAAAGCCAAGGGCATGATGCTCGCGCCATTCGGTATTCTCGGGTTTGAAACAGCGTTCCCGCTGCTGTACACGAAGTTTGTATTGACGGGCAAATGGACGCTGGGCTTTCTATTGAATCGAATGACGGCCAAGCCCGCAGAAGTATTCTCACTGCCATGGGGCAAGCTCGAGGTTGGCAGTCCTGCGGATGTAACGATCCTTGATCTTGACGCGAAAGCGCAAGTGAATAAGGAATCCATCGTTTCGAAAAGCAAAAATACACCGTTTATCGGCTGGGAGCTGCAAGGCTGGCCGGTAGTAACTATAGCTTCAGGCCAAATCGTTTGGTCGTAA
- the carA gene encoding glutamine-hydrolyzing carbamoyl-phosphate synthase small subunit, with product MQARLLLEDGTLFTGTSFGSEGNSVGEVVFNTGITGYQEVLSDPSYCGQIVTMTYPLIGNYGIIRDDFESVRPFIHGFVVREHEEAPSNWRAQYTIGSLLKEYGIIGISGIDTRMLTRRIRHHGTMKGILTTAGHSVAELAEMLGQTPLMTDQVSRVSTKSVFGAPGYKERVVVVDFGAKSGIIRDLSKRDCDIVVVPQDTTAEQIRRLAPDGIMLSNGPGDPKDVPHAVQMVRDLIGEFPIFGICLGHQLFALACGADTEKLKFGHRGGNHPVKDLASGRCYITSQNHGYTVKEDSIAGTDLIVTHINNNDRTIEGLRHKKHAVFSVQYHPEAAPGPFDSSYLFDDFIAMIRQFKQDHPQLPRQAQMLAASKAAALSTSEKGELHYAKK from the coding sequence ATGCAGGCAAGATTATTACTCGAAGACGGTACTCTTTTTACAGGCACATCATTCGGCAGCGAAGGCAATTCTGTCGGCGAGGTTGTGTTCAATACAGGAATAACCGGGTACCAAGAGGTTCTATCCGACCCCTCCTATTGCGGTCAAATCGTGACCATGACTTACCCTTTGATCGGAAATTACGGCATCATCCGCGATGATTTTGAATCGGTGCGGCCTTTCATCCATGGATTTGTAGTCAGAGAGCATGAAGAAGCTCCGAGCAATTGGAGAGCCCAATATACGATTGGAAGCCTGCTGAAGGAATACGGCATCATTGGGATCAGCGGCATCGATACCCGTATGCTTACCCGCAGAATCCGCCATCATGGCACCATGAAGGGTATTCTTACCACAGCCGGCCATTCGGTTGCTGAATTAGCTGAAATGCTGGGCCAGACTCCGCTTATGACGGATCAAGTATCAAGGGTATCGACTAAAAGCGTGTTCGGTGCTCCAGGGTATAAAGAGAGAGTGGTTGTCGTTGATTTCGGCGCAAAAAGCGGGATTATCCGTGACCTGTCGAAGCGTGACTGCGACATAGTCGTCGTTCCACAAGATACTACGGCTGAACAAATCCGCAGATTGGCACCTGACGGCATCATGCTGTCCAACGGACCTGGGGATCCTAAGGATGTGCCTCATGCGGTTCAAATGGTGCGCGACCTGATCGGTGAATTCCCGATCTTCGGCATTTGCTTGGGGCATCAGCTCTTCGCGCTGGCTTGCGGCGCCGATACGGAAAAGCTGAAGTTCGGCCACCGCGGCGGCAACCATCCGGTCAAAGACCTGGCCTCCGGACGCTGCTATATTACTTCGCAAAACCATGGCTATACGGTAAAAGAAGACTCGATCGCGGGTACGGACCTTATCGTAACGCATATCAATAACAATGACCGCACTATAGAGGGACTGCGCCACAAGAAGCATGCCGTGTTCTCTGTGCAGTATCATCCCGAGGCGGCTCCGGGTCCTTTTGACTCCAGCTACCTGTTCGATGACTTTATCGCCATGATTCGCCAGTTCAAGCAGGACCATCCGCAGTTACCGCGTCAGGCGCAAATGCTTGCAGCTTCCAAGGCAGCCGCGTTATCCACATCTGAGAAGGGGGAACTGCACTATGCCAAAAAGTAA